The Eremothecium cymbalariae DBVPG#7215 chromosome 8, complete sequence genome has a window encoding:
- a CDS encoding uncharacterized protein (similar to Ashbya gossypii ADL027W), with the protein MSLWNQRSFNSQKTSISQNHGISNELYNATIGSLFELSVIIGYRVEAVRKNFRKDICNVRSYVYPILGFGEFLKSYRYWGFAGIIGVCYMLLFLMLTTFYATFLLPILSAWQVVLLGPIGMVISIIQMVLQCNLWSVRGVKWFVLPVVREDIFDTYLRKKGYGRVLDVLKLRSVPVPPTYHKNHLEFWIYQIPIQIFLVTCSISNSIFIVAFSLIPIIGPTTAVILLSPKRSYNYYNTWMKQLRMTRKMKIDSYYEKLGHHMAFGLSCGLFELFPLLSVIGICSNVISTALYVENEIQTTLVNIDMSELENLQITLKS; encoded by the coding sequence ATGTCATTGTGGAACCAAAGATCTTTCAATTCTCAGAAAACATCTATCAGTCAAAATCATGGGATTTCAAATGAGTTATACAATGCGACTATCGGATCTCTATTCGAATTGAGCGTAATAATAGGGTATCGAGTGGAAGCCGTGCGAAAGAACTTCCGCAAAGATATCTGTAATGTGAGGAGCTACGTATACCCAATCTTAGGCTTTGGTGAGTTCCTTAAATCATATCGTTATTGGGGGTTCGCGGGGATTATTGGGGTTTGTTATATGTTGCTATTCCTGATGCTTACAACGTTTTATGCGACATTTTTATTACCGATTCTTTCTGCTTGGCAAGTTGTATTGCTTGGGCCCATTGGCATGGTAATCAGCATTATACAGATGGTATTGCAGTGCAACCTATGGTCAGTCAGAGGCGTGAAGTGGTTTGTATTACCCGTAGTCAgagaagatatatttgatacATACCTACGGAAAAAAGGGTATGGACGAGTCTTGgatgttttgaagttaCGCTCAGTTCCAGTGCCACCTACATACCACAAAAACCatttggaattttggaTCTATCAAATAccaattcaaatattccttGTGACATGCTCAATATCCAATTCGATCTTCATCGTAGCATTTTCGCTTATTCCCATTATTGGTCCAACAACAGCAGTCATCCTTTTAAGCCCTAAGAGATcttataattattataatacCTGGATGAAGCAATTAAGAATGACCCGAAAAATGAAGATTGATAGTTATTACGAAAAATTAGGACATCATATGGCATTCGGTTTATCCTGTGGTTTATTTGAACTTTTCCCATTACTTTCTGTTATTGGAATATGTAGTAACGTGATATCTACAGCGTTGTATGTTGAGAATGAGATCCAAACCACCTTGGTTAATATAGATATGTCAGAGCTCGAAAACCTTCAAATCACTTTAAAATCTTAA
- the MCM4 gene encoding MCM DNA helicase complex subunit MCM4 (similar to Ashbya gossypii ADL026W), which yields MTSPQQPSSPALFYNPSSSSQPETYERDSANRGQIMGSSPFNHPSSPQSYRNAYNSEAASSQRRTPRSDFSFPASSLSASQSGRLQHHRRGDIHASDLSSPRRMVNFDSPSHLSSSEPSSEMDEPLRIIWGTNVSIQEVTNSFKNFLMTFKYKYRKEKDEQELFINDTDQELYYVNQLHQMRQLGTCNLNLDVRNLLSFPGSEKLYHQLLSYPQEVISIMDQAVKDCMVQLVVDVAGIEGNEHLADVEAKIYKIRPYNLDSRKGMRELNPNDIDKLISIKGLVLRSTPIIPDMKMAFFKCNVCNHTTAVEIDRGIIQEPLRCPRVACNQRNSMSLIHNRCSFADKQVVKLQETPDLVPDGQTPHSISLCVYDELVDSCRAGDRIEVTGIFRSIPIRANQRQRALKSLYKTYLDVVHVKKVSDKRIGPDTSTVEQQLLQNQMDNVEEMRKISDEDIAKIRSVAARPDLYEVLSRSIAPSIYELNDIKKGILLQLFGGTNKTFTKGGRYRGDINILLCGDPSTSKSQILQYVHKIAPRGVYTSGKGSSAVGLTAYITRDVDTKQLVLESGALVLSDGGVCCIDEFDKMSDSTRSVLHEVMEQQTISIAKAGIITTLNARTSILASANPIGSRYNPNLPVTENIDLPPPLLSRFDLVYLVLDKVSESTDRELARHLTSLYLTDRPTHVSTSDILPVEFLTMYINYAKKNIQPVITPTAKNELVKAYVNMRKIGDDSRSDEKRITATTRQLESMIRLCEAHAKMRLSETVELEDVQEAVRLIRSAIKDYATDPKTGKIDMNLVQTGKSVVQRKLQEDLSREILNILTDRSSDVITFNELVRIVNEQSQDKVDNIDISDAVARLQQEDKVVVLGEGVRRSIRLNGRV from the coding sequence ATGACTTCACCTCAGCAGCCGAGTTCTCCTGCATTATTTTATAACCCTTCGTCTTCTTCACAACCAGAGACATATGAGCGTGATAGTGCAAACAGAGGTCAGATAATGGGTTCATCCCCATTCAATCATCCCTCATCTCCTCAATCCTATCGTAATGCCTATAATTCGGAAGCTGCCTCATCTCAAAGAAGGACTCCAAGATctgatttttcttttcctgcGTCATCTTTGTCTGCGTCGCAATCGGGTCGGTTACAACATCATAGGAGGGGTGATATCCATGCTTCAGATCTGTCTTCACCACGACGTATGGTTAATTTTGATTCACCTTCTCATCTATCTTCATCCGAGCCGTCTTCTGAAATGGATGAACCCTTAAGAATTATCTGGGGTACGAATGTTTCTATCCAGGAGGTTACAAACAGTTTCAAGAACTTTTTAATGACTTTTAAATACAAGTatagaaaggaaaaggaCGAACAGGAACTGTTCATAAATGATACAGATCAAGAATTATACTATGTTAATCAATTGCACCAAATGAGACAGCTAGGTACATGCAATCTAAACTTGGATGTTCGTAACCTATTATCGTTCCCCGGATCCGAAAAGCTTTATCATCAATTGTTAAGCTATCCGCAGGAGGTGATATCTATTATGGATCAAGCTGTTAAAGACTGTATGGTTCAATTAGTTGTTGATGTAGCTGGAATTGAGGGTAATGAGCATCTGGCTGATGTTGAGGCtaaaatttataaaattaGACCGTACAATTTGGACTCAAGGAAGGGTATGCGTGAGTTGAATCCTAATGACATTGACAAACTAATTAGCATCAAAGGGCTGGTTTTGAGGTCTACCCCTATTATTCCAGATATGAAAATGgcttttttcaaatgtaACGTGTGTAATCACACTACTGCAGTTGAAATTGATCGTGGAATTATTCAAGAGCCATTAAGATGTCCTCGTGTTGCATGTAACCAGAGAAATTCCATGTCATTAATTCACAATAGATGTTCTTTTGCCGATAAACAGGTAGTAAAGCTTCAGGAAACGCCTGATTTAGTTCCAGATGGACAAACACCCCATTCAATCTCTTTGTGCGTGTATGACGAACTGGTTGACAGTTGTCGCGCCGGAGATCGAATCGAAGTAACAGGTATTTTTAGGTCCATACCAATTAGGGCAAATCAAAGACAAAGGGCTTTAAAATCCTTGTACAAGACATATTTGGATGTTGTTCACGTCAAAAAAGTTAGTGACAAGCGAATTGGTCCAGACACATCTACCGTTGAACAACAGTTACTacaaaatcaaatggaCAATGTAGAGGAAATGCGGAAAATATCCGACGAAGACATTGCAAAGATAAGGAGCGTTGCAGCTCGTCCAGATTTGTATGAAGTTTTATCCAGATCTATTGCCCCCAGTATTTACGAATTAAACGATATTAAGAAAGGTATTTTATTGCAATTATTTGGTGGTACCAATAAAACATTTACCAAGGGAGGTAGATATAGAGgtgatataaatattttattatgtGGTGATCCGTCTACCTCGAAGTCTCAAATTCTTCAGTACGTTCACAAGATTGCTCCCCGTGGTGTCTACACTTCAGGTAAGGGGTCTTCTGCAGTCGGTTTAACTGCATATATTACCAGAGATGTTGATACGAAGCAACTAGTTTTAGAGAGTGGGGCGTTGGTGCTATCAGATGGCGGTGTGTGCTgtattgatgaatttgataaaatGAGCGATTCAACCAGGTCCGTATTGCATGAGGTAATGGAACAGCAAACTATTTCAATTGCAAAAGCTGGTATAATTACAACTTTGAATGCCAGAACCTCAATATTGGCAAGTGCAAATCCCATTGGCTCGCGTTATAATCCAAATCTTCCTGTTACTGAAAATATCGATTTGCCACCACCATTATTATCCAGATTTGACTTAGTTTATTTGGTTCTGGATAAGGTTTCAGAATCCACTGATAGAGAATTGGCTAGACATCTGACCAGCTTATACCTGACAGACCGGCCGACCCATGTTTCCACATCTGATATACTCCCTGTGGAATTTTTGACAATGTATATCAATTATgccaaaaagaatatcCAGCCTGTGATCACACCGACTGCCAAGAATGAACTTGTGAAGGCTTATGTAAATATGAGAAAGATCGGAGATGATTCTAGGTCTGatgaaaaaagaattaCTGCAACCACAAGGCAACTAGAAAGTATGATCCGATTATGCGAAGCTCATGCTAAAATGAGACTTTCAGAAACTGTAGAATTGGAAGATGTCCAAGAGGCAGTCAGATTAATAAGGTCCGCAATCAAAGATTATGCGACTGATCCTAAAACTGGAAAAATCGACATGAATTTAGTTCAAACCGGTAAGTCCGTGGTACAGAGGAAACTACAAGAAGACCTGTCTCGCgaaatattgaatattttaaccGACCGTTCTTCTGATGTCATCACTTTTAATGAACTAGTAAGAATTGTTAACGAACAATCACAAGATAAGGTGGataatatagatatatccGATGCAGTAGCACGTCTGCAACAGGAAGACAAAGTCGTAGTCCTCGGAGAAGGTGTTAGAAGATCCATTCGTTTAAATGGTCGGGTATAG
- a CDS encoding uncharacterized protein (similar to Ashbya gossypii ADL029W): MSNNTTPKKTTKIPDSILSLKNENCHLQLMLSEKGSEVVFLKNKVNQLKARLDEILVPQNVSKAPQNIPISDMLDKMGDGDDDIATHFSGSPFRGSRPLSHSTKLSSSASVSSSTKQLSYLFFTRQIVPFAQESINIFERSDLFSGQALRIKHAFTRVVEGRGTTSQNFDDMIDILDELLILQRNAIVCLNRELEYKKLTQQLEYLATIFLDPEEYGLKSKDYLEHLKKQLLDVIANVYSQVPIMDQIPQPCTGNFSGGDVEGDRTGNGNPPGLINGTSGAATTASTTNALPMSVAIAPSSNPHDKNQFKKPASSKKSGPSGRLPNLDTYVQHLESCTDSFSNFKLTTTAASPQKEQLEFIPIGFEDRFSHNTTPVRKPQRSNGLKKITLTPLNCWDKYEDDDGEENKDPLQQFYEERITGTDLEDTRTTATGFNSI, from the coding sequence atgTCAAACAATACTACTCCTAAGAAAACGACAAAGATACCAGACTCTATATTATCGTTGAAGAATGAGAACTGCCATTTGCAGCTTATGCTATCAGAAAAGGGCAGTGAGGTGGTGTTTCTCAAAAACAAAGTAAATCAGTTAAAGGCAAGATTAGATGAGATCTTGGTTCCGCAGAATGTGTCAAAGGCACCACAGAACATTCCAATTTCTGATATGTTAGATAAAATgggtgatggtgatgatgatattgcGACGCATTTCTCGGGATCTCCGTTTAGGGGATCCAGACCATTGAGCCACTCCACGAAGTTGTCATCGTCGGCAAGTGTGAGTTCAAGTACAAAGCAATTAAGTTATTTATTCTTCACGAGACAGATCGTCCCGTTTGCGCAGGAGTcgataaatatttttgagcGTAGTGATTTGTTTAGTGGCCAGGCCCTGAGAATTAAGCATGCATTTACCAGGGTAGTGGAAGGGCGTGGGACGACCAGCCAGAACTTTGATGATATGATTGATATTCTTGATgagttgttgattttgcAGCGAAATGCCATTGTGTGTTTGAATAGAGAGCTTGAATACAAAAAGTTGACGCAGCAGTTGGAATACTTGGCTACGATATTCCTTGATCCAGAGGAGTACGGGTTGAAATCCAAGGATTACCTGGAACATCTAAAGAAACAACTATTGGACGTTATCGCCAATGTTTATAGTCAGGTACCAATCATGGATCAAATCCCACAGCCGTGTACGGGAAACTTTTCAGGAGGTGATGTTGAGGGCGACAGAACTGGTAACGGTAACCCGCCCGGGTTAATAAACGGAACATCTGGCGCAGCCACAACAGCTTCAACTACAAACGCACTGCCCATGTCGGTAGCCATTGCTCCCTCGAGTAACCCCCATGATAAGAACCAATTTAAGAAACCAGCGTCATCGAAGAAATCGGGCCCCTCCGGAAGACTACCAAATCTAGACACATATGTCCAACACCTAGAAAGCTGTACTGACTCATTCAGCAATTTTAAACTAACCACCACAGCAGCCTCCCCTCAAAAAGAACAGCTAGAATTCATCCCAATCGGCTTTGAAGATCGTTTTTCACACAACACAACTCCTGTACGTAAACCTCAAAGATCCAACGGattaaaaaagattacATTAACACCGCTAAACTGCTGGGACAAATATGAAGACGACGATGGGGAGGAAAATAAAGATCCTTTGCAACAATTTTATGAAGAACGAATAACTGGGACAGACTTGGAAGATACCAGAACAACTGCAACCGGGTTTAACAGCATCTGA
- the RLF2 gene encoding Rlf2p (similar to Ashbya gossypii ADL028W) has translation MTSMPSKAGAPAKRGILTFFQNEMNVKESSKTVDRDQEGEAIDRASSSATIGRATEVIDDSLVEDVNFRNGPVEKSDIGVSNGGGDGDRMLVDDKENHEEQYMQQGDGLDGLTACESNSRLEKVLKKQREKDERELRRRKQREERELQKLKEKQERELKKQQEKKERELVKQREREERELKKQKEREERELKKEEERKRKEEEKRKVEDKRRKREEAKERSQSRIGSFFKRTPVTKSQVDTKDDYEKTFLPFYIKRDVKMADQFQLNRHQLIEREKCIDDLITNAPSIENTKSWFVLRKRRIGDEAETPLKAVEVLQQMTSKNKTDQELQALLSRVPHRFIKFYENVRPPYVGTYSKTVILPRDNPFSTDGTGFNYDYDSDLDWINEDDEGGDIDDLENDEDDEDEDDEGDEGDEHEFDGFLDSDEDPSISSKKKSLGPLVSTVLLARDFARMETEDQEYFNLVSVEYLVEEQPFPVDPNYSPRKRPQTQDETDPTSHIDHKPSTPKKTKTLIVHTKDLLKVFDEVHESTFSLGTISEIIQKHIPQYSKETIKNTVKQYAARSTGKGNTTRKWEVRDLELWEQLKSEL, from the coding sequence ATGACTAGCATGCCCTCTAAAGCAGGAGCTCCTGCAAAACGAGGTATCTTGACCTTTTTCCAGAATGAGATGAATGTTAAGGAGTCCTCTAAAACAGTGGATAGAGATCAAGAAGGTGAAGCAATCGATAGAGCATCCAGTTCAGCTACTATCGGGAGGGCTACAGAGGTTATAGATGACAGTTTGGTTGAGGATGTGAATTTCAGAAACGGGCCGGTTGAGAAGTCGGATATTGGTGTTAGTAATGGCGGTGGTGATGGCGATAGAATGCTAGTGGATGACAAGGAGAACCATGAAGAGCAATATATGCAACAGGGCGATGGTTTGGACGGTCTGACGGCTTGTGAATCGAATTCGAGGCTGGAGAAGgtgttgaagaagcaaagGGAAAAGGATGAACGTGAATTGAGGAGACGGAAACAGAGGGAAGAACGAGAGCttcagaagttgaaagagAAGCAGGAGAGGGAACTTAAAAAACAGcaggagaagaaggaacGAGAACTTGTGAAGCAGAGGGAGAGGGAAGAACGTGAGTTAAAGAAGCAGAAGGAGAGGGAGGAACGAGAACTGAAAAAGGAGGAGGAAAGAAAGCGTAAAGAGGAGGAGAAACGGAAAGTTGAAGACAAAAGACGTAAGCGAGAAGAAGCCAAAGAGCGTTCGCAGTCGAGGATCGGTAGTTTCTTTAAAAGGACACCTGTTACAAAATCACAAGTCGATACTAAGGATGATTATGAAAAGACCTTTTTACcattttatattaaacGAGATGTTAAAATGGCTGATCAGTTTCAGCTAAACAGACACCAGCTGATAGAAAGGGAAAAATGCATCGATGATTTGATCACTAATGCTCCAAGCATTGAAAATACTAAATCTTGGTTCGTGTTACGAAAACGGCGTATTGGTGATGAAGCTGAAACTCCTCTGAAAGCAGTGGAGGTGCTGCAACAGATGACTTCGAAAAATAAGACAGATCAGGAATTGCAGGCCCTGTTAAGCCGCGTCCCTCACAgatttatcaaattctATGAAAATGTTAGACCACCATATGTCGGTACCTATTCTAAAACAGTGATACTCCCTCGAGATAACCCATTTTCTACCGACGGAACTGGTTTCAACTACGATTATGACTCAGATCTCGATTGGattaatgaagatgatgaaggaGGGGATATTGATGACTTGGAAaatgacgaagatgatgaagacgaagacgaTGAAGGTGATGAAGGTGATGAACATGAATTTGATGGATTTTTAGATAGCGATGAAGACCCTAGTATATCGTcgaaaaagaaatctctTGGTCCGCTGGTATCTACAGTACTACTTGCGAGAGATTTTGCAAGGATGGAGACTGAAGATcaagaatattttaatcTCGTATCTGTAGAATACTTAGTCGAGGAACAACCGTTCCCTGTAGATCCCAACTATTCCCCTCGCAAGCGACCCCAAACCCAAGATGAAACCGATCCAACTTCTCACATAGACCACAAACCTTCAACGCCCAAGAAGACCAAAACCCTGATAGTCCATACCAAAGATTTATTGAAAGTCTTCGACGAAGTGCATGAATCTACATTTTCTCTGGGAACTATAAGTGAAATTATACAGAAACACATACCACAATACAGCAAAGAAACTATAAAGAATACCGTAAAGCAGTATGCTGCTCGATCCACAGGTAAAGGTAATACCACCCGTAAATGGGAAGTGAGGGATCTGGAACTTTGGGAACAGCTAAAGTCGGAGTTATAA